Part of the Aquamicrobium lusatiense genome is shown below.
GCTCTGGTTGTCGGTGCGGGCGCAGATCGACAGGCGGGTGCGGGCCTGCGCGTCGCTGAGATGGCAGAAGCTGACGCCGGGCCGATGCGCGGCCTCGCAACAGGCCGGCACGATGGAGATGCCCTCGCCAACGGCCACGAGGCTGATGGCGGTCTGGTAATCCGGCGCCCACACGATATGCGGCGGCTGGAAGCCGGCCTCGCTGCATAGGCCGAGCACCATGTCGGCGAAACAGGGGCGCGGCTTGCGCGGAAACAGCACGAAGGGCTGGTCCTTCAGCGCCGCGAGGCGGATCGAGCCGCCAAGCTCCTTGGCGGCATTCTCGTGAAGGGCCGCCACCAGCGGCTCCTCGACGAAAAGCTGCTGGCGCAGGGTGGCGTCATCGAGGCTGGGCCGTACCACGGCCACGTCGATGGCGCGGGTGATGAGCTGTTCGTGGGACTCGGCATTGTTCATGGCGCTGAGCCGCAGGTCCACTTCCGGGAAGGCGCAACGAAAGCGCTTGATCAGGGTGGGGAAGGGGCCGTGGGTGGCCGAGCCGACGAAGGAGACGCGCAAGACGCCCGAGCCGCCCTTGCCGACAAGGCGCACATCGCGCACGGCACGCTCGATTTCCTCGGTAATGTAGCTTGCCCGCGTCTTCAGCAGTTCGCCCGCCTGTGTGAGCCCGATCTGACTGCGGCTGCGGTCGAAGAGCTGCACGTCGAGATCGCGTTCGAGCTGCGCGATCATGCGCGACAGCGGCGGCTGGGCGATGCCGAGCCGGTCGGCCGCGCGGCCGAAATGCAGTTCCCGCGCCACGGCGAGGAAGTAGCGCAGCCGCCTGATGTCGAAGGGCTGCGCCGTGTTGGCACCGTCTTCGGCGCTCATCTGGTCCCCGGCATCGTCATGCCACCTCCGGCAGGCAGGCAAACCGCCCGCCGTGGAAAAGCAGCGGGCGCGCCTGCGGATCGCTGCGCATGGAATGCACATGTCCGACGACGATGACATGGTCGCCCGCCGTCATCTCGCTGTGGACATCGGCAACGAACACCGTGGCCGCCTCATTGATGACGGGCAGTCCGCCGAGTTCCGAGAACGGGGCGGCACCTTCGATGCGCGGCTTGCCGGCGAAATGCCAGGCGATATCCTCCATGCCTTCGCGTAGCACGCTGACGGCGAAGGCGCCTGCGGCGCGCAGCCTCGGCAACATGCGCGCCGTATCGGCCAGCGAAATGGCGATCAGCGGCGGATCGAGCGAGATCGACATGAAGGCGTTGGCGGTCATGGCATGGTCGCCTTCGCCGCAGCGGGTGGAGATCACCGTCACGCCGGTGCTGAACCCGCCGCAGGCATTGCGGAATTCGCGTGCGTCCAGAACGGGGGCGTCGGGTGCTGGGGCCAGTGTGGTCACGACAACATCTCCAGATCGAGGGGAGAAAGATTTTGAGCCGCAGCTTCCTGCACAAGAGCGAAGGCGCCGGGGAGAAGGCCGAGCAGGGCGCGGGCCGCGCCGGGCTGGCCGCTGGCGCGCAGGCCGCGGATGCGGGTGGAGGAAATGCGCTCGCCCAGCGGGCAGGTGACGCTCTCGGCGGTCGTCACCGTGAAGCGGGTGGCGAGCAGTGCGAGATCGCCGGTGCGGCCGCGACCGAAGCGGAAATCCTCGCCGACATAGACTTCCCGCACACCCATTTCGCTCAGATCGTCGAGGAAGGCTTCGGCCGGGCGCGCGGCATAGTCCGGCGTGAAGTCCGCCACATGCACCCGGTCGACGCCGAGTGCATAAAGGCGTGCCACACGTTCGGAGAGCGAGCAGATCGGCCGGCCGCGTCCGAACGCCACTTTTGGCAGCGGATCGAAGGTCTGGACAAGCGCGGCCATCCCCTGTGCGCGCGCCCGGCGCAGCATGGCGCCGATTACCGCCTGATGACCGAGATGGACGCCATCGAAGGCGCCGATGGCAATGGATGCGCCCGTAGGGCACGCATCTGGGGCGCGGCGTGCTGAAACCGGGGTGCGCGATGGCGGTGCTGGCATCCGGACTCCTCCTTCCCGACGCTGGCGGCATGATCGCCGAATGGTTGCAGGCTGGCGAAGGAGGCGGCTTGCGGCAATGCCCGTGCAGGTAAGGCACGATACCTTATGGAAGCGCGAGGGTGATGAGAGAGTTCGTCCCGATCCAGCACGGGAGGAAACCTTGGACCAGATCAATCCTGACATCACCGCCGGCCAGACAGACGCCTATACGGGCACCGAATTCCTCGAAAGCATCCGCGACGGCCGCGAGATCTACATCTATGGCGAGCGCGTCAGGGATGTGACGACGCATCCGGCATTTCGCAATTCGGCGCGCATGGTGGCGCGCTGGTATGACCGCTTCCACGCCAACAAGGCCGATATCGGCGTGACCTGCGATAATGGGTCGGGCAAGCTCACTCACCCCTTCTTCCTCGGCTCGAAAACCTCGGAAGATCTGGTGAAGTCGAAGAACGCCATCATGGACCTGCAGCAGCCGGCTTTCGGCTGGATGGGCCGTTCGCCGGATTACAAGGCAAGCTTCCTCGGCACGCTGGGCGCAAATTCCGCCTTCTATGGTGATTACGCCGCCAATGCCCGCAGCTGGTACAGCCGCACCCAGCAGAAGCTGGATTACTGGAACCATGCCATCGTCAACCCGCCGATCGACCGCGACCGCCCGATCGAGGAAGTGGCGGACGTGTTCATGCATGTGGAGCGCGAAACCGATGCCGGCGTGGTCGTGTCGGGCGCCAAGGTGGTGGCCACCGGCTCGGCGCTTACGCACTACAATTTCATCGCCCATTACGGCATTCCGATCAAGGACAAGAAGTTCGCCCTGATCTTCACCGTCCCCATGGATGCCGAAGGCGTCAAGCTCATCGCCCGCCAGTCTTATGAGGCGCAGGCGGCGGTGATGGGCAGCCCCTTCGACTATCCGCTGTCGTCGCGCCTCGACGAGAACGATTCCATCCTCGTCTTCGACAAGGTGCTGGTGCCGTGGGAGAACATCTTCATCTATGGCGACACCGAGAAGGTGAATGCCTTCTTCCCCGCCTCCGGCTTCGTGCCGCGCTTCACGCTGCACGGTATCTCGCGCTTCGCGGTGAAGCTCGACTTCATCGCCGGCCTGTTCTCCATGGCGGTCGAGGCCACCGGGTCGTCCACCTTCCGCGGGGTTCAGGCCGCGGTGGGCGAGGCTTTGGCCTGGCGCAACACCTTCCACGGCCTTGCCGATGCGATGGTGAAATCGCCGATCCCGTGGCAGGGCACGGACGGCTACAATTTGCCGAACATGAATTACGGCCTTGCCTACCGTGTGCTGGCGGCCATGGCCTATCCGAAAATCAAGGAACTGATCGAGCAGAACGTCGCATCCGGCCTGATCTACCTGCCGTCTTCGGCGGCCGATTTCGACAGCCCGGCAATCCGCCCCTATCTCGACCGCTTCGTGCGCGGCTCTAACGGTTATGCCGCTATCGACCGTGTGAAGCTGCTCAAGCTTTTGTGGGACGCCATCGGCTCGGAGTTCGGCGGACGTCACGAACTCTACGAGCGCAATTATGCCGGCAATCAGGACAATCTGCGCATCGAGACGCTGCTGACCGCGCAGGCCAGCGGCGAGCTTGAAATGCTGCAGGACATGGCCCGCCGCTGCATGGCCGAATACGACCTCAAGGGCTGGGTGGCGAAGGACCTCATCAACCCGAACGACGTCAACGCGCTGCACACGCTGGCCGGAAAATAGTCCCGCTTCGCATTACTTGCAGGTGAAAGCGCCCGCCGCCGGATTTCCGGTGGCGGGCTTTTGTCGTCATCTGAGAACGGCGCGCAGGTTCGACTGAAGCTCGCGCAGCGCCTCGAGATACAAGGGGACCAGTTCTTCCGCGCCCACCTGCGTGGCCGGGACGCCGACATTGACGGCCGCGACCGTGATGCCCCGCGCATTGAACAGCGGAACGGCTATGGAGCGCAGCCCCATTTCCACCTCCTGATCGATCAGCGCGTAACCCTGATTTTTCACGCGGCCCAGTTCGCTCAGTATCGCTTCAGGGTCGGTCAGCGTGTGCGGGGTGCGGGCCGGCAAGGGCAATGCCGAAAGCAGCGCGCGCGCCTGATCGCCGGGCAGGGCGGCAAGCAGCACCCGCCCCATCGAGGTGCAATAGGCGGGCAGGCGCGAGCCCGGCATCAGGGCAATCGACATCACCTCCTTCTGCGCGGCCCGTGCCACATAGACGATGTCGGTGCCGTCGAGGATCGACACGGAGGAGCTTTCGCCGAGCTGTTGGGAAAGCGCATCGAGCAATGGCTGGACAAGCTGGGGCAGGGGCATGGTGGCGAGGCAGGCGGTGCCAAGCCGCAGCACGCGCGGGGTCAGCGTGAAGAACTTGCCATCGTAATCGGCATAGCCCTGGTGGGCGAGCGTGAGCAGGCAGCGCCGCGCCGTCGCCCGGTCGAGGCCCGAGGC
Proteins encoded:
- a CDS encoding LysR family transcriptional regulator, whose translation is MSAEDGANTAQPFDIRRLRYFLAVARELHFGRAADRLGIAQPPLSRMIAQLERDLDVQLFDRSRSQIGLTQAGELLKTRASYITEEIERAVRDVRLVGKGGSGVLRVSFVGSATHGPFPTLIKRFRCAFPEVDLRLSAMNNAESHEQLITRAIDVAVVRPSLDDATLRQQLFVEEPLVAALHENAAKELGGSIRLAALKDQPFVLFPRKPRPCFADMVLGLCSEAGFQPPHIVWAPDYQTAISLVAVGEGISIVPACCEAAHRPGVSFCHLSDAQARTRLSICARTDNQSPQVFKFLDFARSFARSLASGQAAA
- a CDS encoding flavin reductase family protein — its product is MTTLAPAPDAPVLDAREFRNACGGFSTGVTVISTRCGEGDHAMTANAFMSISLDPPLIAISLADTARMLPRLRAAGAFAVSVLREGMEDIAWHFAGKPRIEGAAPFSELGGLPVINEAATVFVADVHSEMTAGDHVIVVGHVHSMRSDPQARPLLFHGGRFACLPEVA
- a CDS encoding FAD synthetase family protein — encoded protein: MPAPPSRTPVSARRAPDACPTGASIAIGAFDGVHLGHQAVIGAMLRRARAQGMAALVQTFDPLPKVAFGRGRPICSLSERVARLYALGVDRVHVADFTPDYAARPAEAFLDDLSEMGVREVYVGEDFRFGRGRTGDLALLATRFTVTTAESVTCPLGERISSTRIRGLRASGQPGAARALLGLLPGAFALVQEAAAQNLSPLDLEMLS
- a CDS encoding 4-hydroxyphenylacetate 3-hydroxylase N-terminal domain-containing protein translates to MDQINPDITAGQTDAYTGTEFLESIRDGREIYIYGERVRDVTTHPAFRNSARMVARWYDRFHANKADIGVTCDNGSGKLTHPFFLGSKTSEDLVKSKNAIMDLQQPAFGWMGRSPDYKASFLGTLGANSAFYGDYAANARSWYSRTQQKLDYWNHAIVNPPIDRDRPIEEVADVFMHVERETDAGVVVSGAKVVATGSALTHYNFIAHYGIPIKDKKFALIFTVPMDAEGVKLIARQSYEAQAAVMGSPFDYPLSSRLDENDSILVFDKVLVPWENIFIYGDTEKVNAFFPASGFVPRFTLHGISRFAVKLDFIAGLFSMAVEATGSSTFRGVQAAVGEALAWRNTFHGLADAMVKSPIPWQGTDGYNLPNMNYGLAYRVLAAMAYPKIKELIEQNVASGLIYLPSSAADFDSPAIRPYLDRFVRGSNGYAAIDRVKLLKLLWDAIGSEFGGRHELYERNYAGNQDNLRIETLLTAQASGELEMLQDMARRCMAEYDLKGWVAKDLINPNDVNALHTLAGK
- a CDS encoding IclR family transcriptional regulator domain-containing protein, yielding MTIQERDIMGGLAKGLAVIETFTAERPRQSIAEVSAASGLDRATARRCLLTLAHQGYADYDGKFFTLTPRVLRLGTACLATMPLPQLVQPLLDALSQQLGESSSVSILDGTDIVYVARAAQKEVMSIALMPGSRLPAYCTSMGRVLLAALPGDQARALLSALPLPARTPHTLTDPEAILSELGRVKNQGYALIDQEVEMGLRSIAVPLFNARGITVAAVNVGVPATQVGAEELVPLYLEALRELQSNLRAVLR